Proteins co-encoded in one Saprospira grandis genomic window:
- a CDS encoding DUF962 domain-containing protein has translation MPQRTIDTLLEKYGESHQNSINKVIHWICVPTIMFSLLGLLYSIPFFIEPAPLLNWASILVGLTFIYYLRLSLPIFLGFLPIGLGLLYGNHYLAQASASWGLAYGWLAFGLFFIAWIGQFIGHKIEGAKPSFLEDLQFLLVGPAWLLHFIYKSIGIKY, from the coding sequence ATGCCTCAGCGAACCATCGATACCCTTCTCGAAAAGTATGGCGAAAGCCACCAAAATTCTATCAATAAGGTCATTCACTGGATTTGCGTGCCCACAATTATGTTTAGTCTGCTTGGGCTACTGTATAGTATTCCCTTTTTTATCGAGCCTGCGCCCTTGCTCAATTGGGCCAGCATTTTGGTCGGCCTCACTTTTATCTATTATCTGCGGCTATCGCTGCCCATTTTTCTGGGCTTTCTGCCCATTGGCCTCGGCCTATTGTATGGCAATCATTATCTAGCCCAAGCCAGCGCTAGTTGGGGCCTCGCCTACGGTTGGCTAGCCTTTGGCCTCTTCTTTATCGCCTGGATTGGCCAGTTTATCGGCCACAAAATTGAAGGCGCCAAACCCTCTTTTTTAGAGGATCTGCAGTTTTTGTTGGTGGGTCCCGCCTGGCTGCTGCACTTTATCTATAAGTCGATCGGTATTAAGTATTAA
- a CDS encoding TspO/MBR family protein → MKNWSFWQRLLLALLLCFGVAALGGWATAQGLADWYPQLQKPSFNPPGYLFGPVWTLLYTLMAIAWAMVEGKGNSAKARFFFLLQLGLNGLWSFLFFFAQSPGAALVEIALLWASIFYCIRLFWSIQPKAAYFLFPYLAWVSFAALLNASIYLLNS, encoded by the coding sequence ATGAAAAATTGGTCCTTTTGGCAACGTTTACTTTTGGCCCTACTCCTTTGTTTTGGAGTAGCGGCCCTAGGCGGCTGGGCTACTGCCCAAGGCTTGGCAGATTGGTACCCTCAACTCCAAAAGCCCAGCTTTAATCCCCCAGGCTACCTCTTTGGCCCCGTCTGGACCCTACTCTATACGCTAATGGCCATTGCCTGGGCAATGGTAGAAGGTAAAGGCAATAGCGCCAAAGCCCGCTTTTTCTTTCTGCTGCAGTTGGGCCTAAACGGACTTTGGTCCTTTCTCTTCTTTTTTGCCCAATCTCCCGGCGCCGCTTTGGTCGAAATTGCCCTACTTTGGGCCAGCATTTTTTACTGCATCCGCCTATTTTGGTCCATACAGCCCAAAGCCGCCTACTTCCTTTTCCCCTACCTGGCTTGGGTCAGCTTTGCCGCCCTGCTCAATGCCAGTATTTACCTTCTCAACAGCTAA